The DNA window TTGAAGGCGGCGGACCCCATGTACAACTACTACGCCGCTTGTCGCACTGGCTCATGAAAGAACCTGATCTGGAAGAAGAAGCACTGAGAGGTTTTAGTGAAGGCGATGATCTGATCATTGAACGTCAAACTATGGCTGAGAGCGCTGAGGGTGCCCCCCCGCGCAAAGTACAAATCACAACACCCATCGGTGATATCATTGATCTAGACATCAGTGAGCGCGATCCAGGCCTACTTGTTGCGCGTCTTGAAAAGGCTTCACCGGGACTTTATCAGATATCGGACGGCGACCTCACAACCCTTGCACATGTAGGGCCACCCAATCCAAAAGAATTTCAAAATGTCGTCTCTACGGATGCAAAGCTTGATGCCCTAACAAAAGCCACTGGTGGACGAATCTTGCGCGCAAGCAAAGTCAGCCCACGCATTGTAGCGCTTAAAGGTATTAGCGACAGCAACCGCACACTAGGCGGGCGCGACTGGTTCGGCCTGAAGATGACAGATGCCTCGATCTTGAAAGGCGTCGATCGCCTCTCTCTCTTCGCAGGCCTTTTAGGGCTAGCCTTGCTCCTCGGCGCCTTCGCAACCATGTGGTACCGCGAGGGGCGATAGGCCTTTGATAACGCCTTGATAGTCTTCACGCTTGTGATCATCATATTCTTCAGGCCATGCGATCAACAGACGTGAATAATCAACCGGCCCAGGCATTGAAATTCCCTTTGGTGTGCGCTCAAAACCAAGTGGCGCATAATAGGGCGCATCACCGACTAATAGCACTGGAAGCTGTACTTTTTCCCGAACCATCGAAAGACCCTGTTGCACCAACGCCCTGCCAATGCCAAAATTTTGTAAGGCGCGCGCGACACACAAAGGGCCAAGCAAAAACGCCTCTGCGTGCGCGATGCGAACCGCTGTTAACCGCACAGACCCGACAAGCTCATCTCCCTTGAGCGCGACAAAACTAAACCGCGCGTCTGGCGCGCATCCCTCACGCACACGAAAAGCAGTACGAGCAAAACGCCCCGGACCAAATACATCTTCATGCAACGCTTCAATGGCGGCAGCATTATTTTCGGTTTCAGGAATAATGGTAAATTCAGAAGAAATTGTCATGGAAGCTCGCAGGATATCTTAAATAGAGTGGCTTCCGGTAACTGTCTTGAAATGGCTCTTGATCTAAGCGCAGACACGAAAGCAGGCAAAAACGGATACACAAATTGTGCATCGACGTCGGCTTCGCATGTGTCGTCGCAAAGAAGTCATTGATATCGCCTTCATTCAAGAAGCCGCTCACTATCACGCTTTTCAAAAGCCGTAAAGAAGGCAAATTCCAATTAGGTAAATAGGCTAAAGGGCTGATATGCTTTATAGAGGCGCAATAATGGCCTGCTTATACGGTATTTATTTTAATGGAAATCGAGATTTTATTACTGATTGCCGCTGGCATTTTTATATTTGCGGGGACAATCAAAGGGCTTATCGGGCTTGGATTACCAACGGCGGTCATCGGACTTTTATCGCAGTTCACTGATCCACGCCAAGCCATCGCGCTATTGCTACTCCCAATGCTCGCATCCAATGCAGTCCAAACCTATAAAAACGGTATGACACTAAAGGCACTCAAACTTTTCTGGCCGTTTGCACTCTTCATGTTCATTGGCATTTTGATTTTCACACAATTCGCTGCCGATTTTTCCGCTGACGGATTAAAAATTCTGGTCGGCATCATGATCATTGTTTTCGTGCTGTCCAACGTTTTCACAAAACCTCTCATAATCAGCAAGAAAAGAGATAAACTTGCACAGTTTTTTTTCGGTTCAATTGCCGGAGTAATGGGTGGATTAACATCACTTTGGGCGCCACCTATGGCTGTTTATTTAATGTCCAAAGAGCTCAATAAAGATGAATTCGTAGGGGCGCTCGGGTTTTTACTTTTGGCAGGCTCCATTCCACTGTTCATAGGGTATTGGCATGCAGGGCTCACAGACCCTACCAAGTTAGGATATTCACTGATTATGGTAGTGCCAACGATATTTGGACTCTTGATCGGGGAAAAAGGACGCAGTTATTTGAGCGGCGAACAATTCAGAAAACTATTGCTTTTCATTTTTTTCGTACTCGGTCTTAATCTCATCCGTGGTGCCCTTTTCTAATATGGATCTTGTTTTGCCTCCTATCACTCCTCATATGTATTCCACCACATAAGCAGGAGGGCAACATGGGTCTATTGGTCGATGGAATTTGGCATGACGAGTGGTATGACACCAAAAAGACAGACGGCAAATTTGTCCGCAAAAAATCAACATTTCGCCATTGGATAACTTTTGACGGAGCTGCTGGCCCTTCAGGTGATGCAGGATTTAAAGCCGAAGCAAACCGCTATCACCTTTATGTCTCTCACGCTTGCCCATGGGCACATCGCGCCATGATTTTTAGAGCGATCAAAGGGCTGGAAGAGATCATTTCCATCTCCGTGGTCGACCATTTGATGGTGTCAAAAGGGTGGGAGTTTTCAACCAACCCAGGCGCCATACCAGATGATCTTTTTGGCGCAAAAACCATGGCTGAAATCTATTTAAAAGCTGATCCGCACTTCACCGGCCGTGTCACTGTTCCAGTATTATGGGACAAGAAAAAACATACAATAGTATCCAATGAATCGTCTGAAATCATCCGCATGTTTAATTCAGCATTCAACAATATCACGAGCAATAGGCTTGATTTTTACCCTGAAGAATTGCGAGCAAGCATCGATGCGATCAATGAAACAATCTACCATACGGTCAATAACGGTGTTTACAAATCAGGCTTTGCCACGACGAAAGAAGCCTATGAAGAGGCCGTCACAGCCCTTTTCCACACATTAGATCAGCTTGAAGGTATCTTGGCTCAAACGCCCTATCTTGTTGGCAATAAGATCACAGAAGCTGACTGGCGCCTTTTCACAACGCTTATCCGTTTTGATGCAGTTTATGTCGGCCATTTCAAATGCAACATCAGGCGCATTGAAGATTATCCAAATATTTCCAATTATTTACGCGCACTCTATCAAGCACCAAGTATCGCAGACACCGTTAATATGGACCACATCAAACGCCATTATTACGAAAGCCATGACACGATAAACCCAACAGGCATCGTGCCAGTTGGCCCTCATATTGATTTTGAAGCACCCCACAACCGGCCGACACTCACGTTCACGTGATTATCTGTTAAATGCAGAAATGATCCATCCTGTTATCCTGCTCAAAAGATATAGGAGAGCAACATGCAATATATTTTGGGAACCCTTCTTTCTTTCGCTCTCGCGTTAGCATTGCCCCTTGGTGCTCATGCGCAAGAAACATCTCCACCCGTGGAAGCACCCAACACCAATGACATTCAAAAGAAGCTGGTTGCAGAACTGGAAGCTTTGAGAAATGAAATTGCGCTTGCCCATCACGAAGACAAGCTGATTGAGCGTGAAAAACTCTACGCCATTTTGAAAACCGCAAAAAGCGAACCTGGTGGCAAATATGTTGCAGACGCACTTTGGAAAAATTGGATCGCATCGGCCCCAACACCTGAAGTCGCTGATCTTGTTTCCCAAGCCATGGAACGTCGCCGCTGGTATGATTATGAGGGCGCTCGTGTTATTTTGAATAAGATCGTAGAAGCCGCACCCAATTATTCCGAAGGATGGAACCAGCGCGCTTATATCTTATTCTTACAGGAAAAATTTGATGCGGCGCTTGATGACATTGAAAAGGCGCTGGCATTAGAGCCTCGCCACTTCGCCGCCCTGTCAGGCAAAGCACGTATTCTATTCCATCAAGGCCGCGCTGAGCTAGCACAGCAGGCTTTGCAAAGTGCCGTTGAAATTCACCCTTGGATCTATGAGCGCTATCTACTGACAAGCCCCAAAAAGCCTGGGCAAGAACCAGCGGAAAACCGAACTGGCACTGAACTATAATTCACCAATAGGGGGCAAAAGGTCCCCCATTTGCGACTTCGTCTAAGCGCCTTAACGTGGCGTCTGTCACTCCTTTGGGCAAATCATCAAGTTTGAAAAATCCCGCATCGAGAATCTCGCCGTTGGGTATTTTGGGCGGTTCGGGCTGATGCCAATTGGGACATTCATAAAGTGCCACATGATCGCGCCTAGAAATCCTACGGTTTTTATAAATTGCAATAAGCCGCCCCTCACCCTTCATATGAATGTTGCCTTCCTCACGCAGTTCTTTTTCGAGCGCCTGCGCAAATGTCTCGCCCACTTCCACGCCCCCACCCGGTAGATACCAACCTGCCACATAGGTATGCTTCACAAGATAAACGCGCCCCTCATCATCACGCACAATCGCCCGTACCCCCAGCGTGTGACTGCGACGGATCAAATGGATAAAATGTAAAAAACGTGTAATGATTGAAGCCATAGACACAGTAAGGCAGAGTCGACTAATAAAATCCAGAACCGATAAGCCGACAGTATCTGATAAGAAGGTCCATGTTCAAACTCGCCCATTTCTCTGACCCGCATATCGGTCCTCTGCCACGCCCGAGTATGCGTGAGCTTCTATCCAAGCGCATCACCGGTTATCTCAACTATAAGCGCAACCGCTCTCGTGCCCTCACAGGCGATGTGCTCGGCACATTGTTAAGCGACCTAAAAAAACAAGCGCCCGATCATATCGCCCTAACGGGTGACATTGTGAACATCGCGCTTGATGCAGAAATTCTAGCCGCTCGACAATGGCTTGAAAGCGTCGGCCAGCCCCGCGATATATCCTTGATCCCAGGCAATCATGATGCCTATGTGCGAGGCTCCCTAAACAAGGCAAAAGGCGCATGGTCGCCTTTCTGGTTAGGCGATGATGCAAGGGACGAGGTAGAATTTCCCTATTTAAGACGGCGCGGACCTATTGCCATTATTGCGCTTTCAACCGGCGTCGCCACCGCTCCTTTTATGGCAACAGGAACATTGGGCAGACAACAGATTGAAAAAGCTGGTCAGCTCTTGCGACAAACAGCAAGCCCTGACATTTACCGTGCGGTCTTGATCCATCATCCCCCCTTCGTAGAAAAAGGCCGCTGGATGAAGCGCCTTACAGACCATCGCGCCTTTGTAAAAATGATAGAGAAAGAAGGTGGGGAACTGGTTTTACACGGCCACACGCACCGACGTAATGTAACATCATTGAAAGGCCCGAAAGGCTCTATTCCTGTGGTTGGCGTTCCTTCAGCGTCAAGCGGACTTAACGGCAAACACGAACCATCACGCTATAATTTGTTCAACATCGAAAAACAAAACGAACAATGGAAATGCCTGCATATTGAACGTGGCGTCACACCAAAGGGCACCTTTGAAGAATTGAGCCGAAAGGTACTTTAGGTGTGACCTTTAAAGCGTCGATAGATAAGCACTGATATCATCGCGAAACCACGCAAGCGCCAAGAGCGTTAAGGCGCCGGTTAGAAAACCCGTTAAAAACCAGAAAAAACTGCGCAATCTGCTGTGGCGGACAATAATTGTTGGTTCCAATTCCATCACGGCTGGATCAGGCATTCTGTTATCTGGAGCGCTGTTTTCTGGTATCTTGTTTTCTGGCATTGCGTATTTATTGTCATGTGAAGAAGCAACGTGCTGCGCATGAATTTGTTCATTTTCAATATGCGATAATCGCTCAGCGATATAATGCACTACAGCCTCACCCATCTCAGCTCGGTCACGACTTTCACGCAACAAAATGCGGCCAGCTCGGGTCTGTTTTAACAAGCGAAACCCAGCTCCACCCTTCGACATCATAACAAATGTCGTTTCATCAATCCAAAGTTGGGGTTGTTCACCGTGCGACAAATGAAAATCGAAATATTTTCTTTCATCTCCAATATCAGCAATGACATCCTCAAGATCATCTAAGAGAAGTGACAATTGATTGCGATTTTGACCATGAACATTAGCCGTGGCAAACCGCCTCGCATGTTCTTTCTTTCGAATAAGCTGCATTGTTTCGGTCAAACTGCGCGTATTTTTACTCGATTTATCTGTCTCCGTCTCATGCGTATTAGAGGTTGAAACACGCTCATCAGAGCCATCTTCAATAGGTATATCCATGTCATGACACCTTATTTTTCAATACAATTGATGGATATTTTTTCCACCAAACAAGGTAATATAAAGGCATGATCAAACCGCTCAAAATACATAAAGATAAGCGCTTTAAATCCCTCTAAAATCCTATTATTTTTGATGATAACCAAATTTAGACCAAAATTGGAAGCTTTCACTGCATTTTGACATATCTCGGTTGCCTTTTTATATGAGCAACGCCATACCAACACCAGCCGATCTAATACTAACCGGCCCAATACTAGCCGGGATCACATTTTCAAGGTTCCATCTATGAGTGAAATCAGCCAAGAACACAAAATACCCGTCACCGTTATAACGGGTTTTCTGGGTGCCGGAAAAACCACTCTGCTCAATCGTATTTTGAGCGAAGATCACGGCAAAAAATACGCTGTCATAATTAATGAGTTCGGCGCAATCGGCATCGACAATGATCTGGTTGCCAGCACCGATGAAGAAATTTTCGAGATGAACAACGGCTGTGTTTGCTGCTCCGTGCGCGGCGATCTCATTCGTATCGTCAACGATTTGTTGAAACGCGCTGATAAACTTGACGGTATCTTGATTGAAACCACGGGGCTTGCTGACCCTGCCCCTGTCGCTCAAAGCTTTTTCATGGATGACACCATCAACGCTCAAACAACGCTCGATTGTGTGGTCACTTTGGCCGATGCAAAACACCTTTTGGACCGCCTTCAAGACACCCCTGAAGCCAAAGAACAAATAGCCTTTAGTGATGTTGTGCTGATCAATAAATCTGATCTTTTATCCGATCAAGGATTGCGCGAGATCGAAAACCGAATTCGCGCAATCAATCCCTATGCCGAGCTACACCGCACCATTAAAAGCGATATCCCGCTTGATAAAATTTTAGACAAAGGGGCCTTTGAGCTTGCGCGTATTTTAACATTGGAGCCAGATTTTCTGACTGACGCTAACGATCATAACCACGACCACCATGATCACAGCCATCATCACCACGACCACGACCACGATCATCACACACACCATAACCACGCGCATAATCATGGCGATGAGATTACGAGTGTCTCCTTACAAAGTGCGCGCGATCTTAATCCGGATATTTTCTTCCCATGGATCAATTGCCTTTTGGAAACAATCGGACCCGACCTTCTGCGCATCAAAGGCATTTTGGCTTTTAATGATGATGAAGACCGCTATGTGCTGCAAGGCATACAAACGACAGTTGAAGGCAGCCACCAACGCGCATGGGAAACACACGAAAAGCGCGAAAGCCGCCTCGTTTTCATTGGCCGCAATCTGAACGAGACCATATTAAAAGAAGGCTTCACCGCCTGCACGTAGTGAGGAGGGGGGCAATTAAATTCAGCTTAGAACTCACATTAGTTTTGATGCTTAAGGCCCATTGCTGCCGTACAGACAATTGTACAAATTTGATTGCAGTTTCCCGAAAGCGGCCAATCGATTTCCTGAATAAGTAGCGACACTAGACTTCAGCAAAGCGGACAATGTGACCATATGGGCGAATGTGATTGAAAGAAGAATGTCCGTGACCTCAGCTGGTTATAAGCACAGTCACTTAAGCTTTATTGCCACTTACAATCACTATCAATATTCAACTCTTTTAGGACATAAACTTTCCCTGATACCGCTTGTATATTGCAGTATTCCGTACCGCGCTTTTCAACGCTTACAGTCAAGCTTGCATTGGAAAAGCTACCCGTACAAGTTTTTGAACCAGGCCTCGAATTACCGCGCATCTTGCCTTGGCCACTTTCTGACAACACAAAATAAATCTCGTTATCTGTATCGTTAGCAAAACAGATTTTACCTTCTTTCGCTTCATACTTCTTTGCGGTCTTGGTATTCGATGTTTCTTGTCCAGAACAGGCGACTAAAAACAAAACGCCCAATATAGGAAAATAAATGCTTCTCATTTGCTGCCCCTTATCGCAATTGAAGTAACTCACACAGATGATTTGGTAATCTTCCCATTTTTAGTGGGGTGTTTTGCTAGAAGTTCCTATCAAAGCAGACACCCAAATAAGTTAGTCATTAAAAGCCCGGAGAGCGTTTAGTAAACGGCCCAATTATGCAAGTTTACAAACGTCGCTTGCATCAAATTCTTTGATAACAATTGTTTGCCCTGCCTCAACCTCGCGCGTGCAAATTTTGGGTTCACGGTTACTATGGCTAATTGTAAGTTTTGCGCCTTCGCCGTTATTCTGGCAGTGCCACGAATTATGCGCTAAACGGAAATTACTGGTTCCCTCCGTCGTCTCAAGATAGAAACTTAATGCACTACCGGTATGATTGTTTACGCATATCGAATTTTCACCGCGACTGTATTTTTTCGGCGGTTGCAGAAACACGACCATCTTTCTCGCAGCATCATATCTGTCTGAAAAATCTGATGCGAGACGTGCTAGGAAAACCTGAGTTTTGTATAATATGCCAGGCTTGTAGTTTTGCCTGTACGCGCTGCCACTAACAACTTTCACACCTTTTGCAGACAATGCTTGATAGTATTGTTGAGAACCATCATTTGCGTAGCTTTGATACAAATTAAGGTGTCGTAGGCTTGTCATATTTTGTGTCGGTTCTAGTGACTTTATTGTAGTGCCGTTTAGCACCAGATGTCTCAAAGTAAGAATACTTGCCAAAGGCTCTAAATCGAAAACCCTGCTTTTTGTCGCAATCAGTTTTTCCAATCGTGGACTTTTCGAAAGCGCTGACAAATCAGAAACAGGAGTATTTTTAATATGTAGGTTTTTTAAAACCGGTAGCGTGGCTATTGGGCCTAAATCACTGACATTCGTATCGGACAAAATGAGCGTTTCAAGCTTGTCCATTGTTGAAATTTGCGATGGTAGAGCGTTTAGCTTTAGCAAATCCGACAAATCCAATTGCGTGTGATCACCCCATGCAATGGTTTCCTTTATGCGCTTTTGTGCAATCGCATAGGCCGCCTCGATTGCTGGCTGTCGTTTGTACCAATCGTAGCTAAAGAAAAAGGTAACGATAACCAGTATCATGCCAATAATTTTTGTAAAATTATGCATCGTTCCACTTTCAAATTAAATTAAAATCCAAAGATTATTTTAGGCTCCAAGTTTTCCTGAAGTTTACATTCTGGTCCCAGAAATTGCCTTCAAATCTTGTTTTTCCCGTCAACTGGCTGACAACATATAGACCAAATCTAAAAAATAATTCTGTGCTGTGTGCCTCAGCTTTTCCGTGTGCGTGCATCTTTCTGTCGCTTAAATTTATAATGGCGCGAGCCGTATGGGTTCCTTTATCAATAGTCACGTAGTTTGCACGCCAATATTCGTGGTTGGGTGTTACAAACAATCTTACTGCTTCAGGCGGATTATCGTGTTCATAGGTGTAGGTGAAATCAACTGTAAGTGCGTCATGAAAATTGCCAACGACTTTTACCTCATGCAATTTAATTGTTTCCTCGCTGGATAATGGTTCCTTGTTTTCATAAATTATTTCACCACTATCGATTTTTTCAGTCGCATTTCCCACGTCACTGTTCTGCGATGTTTCTGGAACACAAGATGCAAGCAGGAACATCAATCCAATCATGGTTAGAATCGATTTTGCCATCTGCTTTCCAAGCCCTCAATTAATTTTTAAGAAGTAAATCTTAATTGCTTTAATTTTTTACAAACTTGGTGAAGTGAAGATGTGGCACTTTGGCTGATCTGGAGAGTAAATGTCAGAAACATTTGCTTTTAACGGCGACAATTGAATGTCCAACTTGGGCTCAAAGCTGCCATTGATCAAGCCCCTCACTTCGCCAGAATCATCTCGCTCGCTTTTTCTGCGATCATCATCACGGGGGCATGGGTGTTGCCTGATGTTATTGTCGGCATGATGGAGGCATCGACCACGCGCAGGCCTTGAACGCCGTGCACCCGCAATTGATCATCCACCACAGCCATTGAATCCGACCCCATTTTCGCGGTCCCCACGGGGTGAAAAATTGTGGTGGCGATGTCGCCTGCGGCTTTGGCGAGGTCTTCGTCTGATGCGATATGTGTGCCGGGTTTGAATTCTTGCGGGGTAAATTCCGCCATCCGTTTTGTCGACATCAAGGCTCGGGCGTGGCGGATGCTATCGGCGGCGACGCGTTTGTCGGTCTCGGTTGATAAATAGTTTGGCGCAATATCGGGTGCGACACTTGGATCATTTGAGGTAATCGATACCGACCCGCGGCTTTCTGGCCTCAAATTACACACAGACACCGTGATTGCGGGGAAGTCATGCAAGGGGTCGCCGAATTTTTCAAGCGACAACGGCTGCACATGATATTCGATATTCGCCGTCTCATAACTCTTGTCGGATTTTGCAAAAATACCAAGCTGACTTGGCGCCATCGCCATAGGGCCTGAGCGTTTGAACGCATATTCAAGCGCGATTTTGGCCTTGCCAAACAAGCTCGCCTGTCGCTCATTCAATGTGTCGCCGCCAGTGATTTTGAAAACCGTACGAATTTGCAAATGGTCTTGCAGATTTTGCCCAACCCCCGCCATATCTTTCACCACGGGAATATCATGCGCCCGCAATAGATCAGCAGGACCAAGGCCTGAACTTTGCAAAATGCGCGGGCTGCCTATCGCGCCAGCAGACAAAAGCACCTCGCCATCACAATGGACGACCGATGGCACGCCCTTCACGGTGAGTTTAAGACCGTTTGCCTTCAAGCCATCAAATGTCAGTCGTTCTACATCAGCATGGGTGATGATCTTCAGATTTGCCCGCTTCATCACCGGTTTTAAAAAGCCATCCGCCGCACTCCAGCGCCGTCCACTTTTTTGTGTCACCTCGAAATAGCCAGACCCAAGATTGTCGCCATCATTGAAATCATCGCTGAGCGGCAAATCAAGTTCTGTGGCTGCCTCACGCACAGCGTCAAGAATGTCCCAATGCAGGCGCTGTTTTTCCACGCGCACCTCACCACCCTGCCCGTGCAGTTCATTCGATTTCGTATGATGGTCCTCAGATTTAAGGAATGAAGGTAAGACATCATCCCAGCCCCAGCCCACATTGCCGAGTTGGCGCCACTGATCATAATCTCGCGCCTGACCGCGCATATAAATCATGCCGTTAATAGACGAACAACCACCCAGAACTTTACCGCGTGGATACCCAAGTGACCGGCCATTCAGACCCGCCTCATTGGATGTTGTATAAAGCCAGTCAGTGCGTGGATTGCCTATACAATAAAGATAACCGACAGGAATTTTGATCCAGTGATAATTATCATCACCGCCAGCCTCCAAAACCAACACTTTGTTTTTGGGATCCGCGCTTAAACGGTTGGCCAGCACACACCCTGCGGAACCAGCTCCAACGATAATATAATCCCAATGACCAAGGTCATTGCGTATCGCTTTATCACTCATCCAAAATCCTCCCGATGCATTTGGTCACATCAACAATTGTGAGGCATGAAACCTCTACCAAAAGCTAGGCAGATGCCCCTTTAATCTAGGCCCAATCCGCACGGGTTCAATCGCCACGGCAAGGCCAGTGGTGTCGTCGGTATCCACTGCCACGCCGCAAAGGGTTGCAGGGCCCGGACCTACTTCCATGCGCTCGCCGGGTAGTTTCGTGATAAATTTCTGCAAGGGCGCTTCCTTCATCATGCCAAGCGAGCCACCGTAATCCCCCGTCATGCCCGCATCACTCATATAGCCCGTACCGCCATCGAGAATTTGATAATCACTCGTTGGTACGTGGGTGTGTGTCCCCACTACTAATGAGGCGCGGCTATCCACATGATGGCCAAGACAGATTTTCTCGCTTGTGGCTTCTGCGTGCATATCAATCACCACCGCGTCCACATGTTCGCCCAAGACACAGGCTGAAAGCTCACGCTCAACACAGGCAAAAGGGTCTT is part of the Hyphomicrobiales bacterium genome and encodes:
- a CDS encoding metallophosphoesterase; the encoded protein is MFKLAHFSDPHIGPLPRPSMRELLSKRITGYLNYKRNRSRALTGDVLGTLLSDLKKQAPDHIALTGDIVNIALDAEILAARQWLESVGQPRDISLIPGNHDAYVRGSLNKAKGAWSPFWLGDDARDEVEFPYLRRRGPIAIIALSTGVATAPFMATGTLGRQQIEKAGQLLRQTASPDIYRAVLIHHPPFVEKGRWMKRLTDHRAFVKMIEKEGGELVLHGHTHRRNVTSLKGPKGSIPVVGVPSASSGLNGKHEPSRYNLFNIEKQNEQWKCLHIERGVTPKGTFEELSRKVL
- a CDS encoding sulfite exporter TauE/SafE family protein; the protein is MEIEILLLIAAGIFIFAGTIKGLIGLGLPTAVIGLLSQFTDPRQAIALLLLPMLASNAVQTYKNGMTLKALKLFWPFALFMFIGILIFTQFAADFSADGLKILVGIMIIVFVLSNVFTKPLIISKKRDKLAQFFFGSIAGVMGGLTSLWAPPMAVYLMSKELNKDEFVGALGFLLLAGSIPLFIGYWHAGLTDPTKLGYSLIMVVPTIFGLLIGEKGRSYLSGEQFRKLLLFIFFVLGLNLIRGALF
- a CDS encoding leucine-rich repeat domain-containing protein, whose amino-acid sequence is MHNFTKIIGMILVIVTFFFSYDWYKRQPAIEAAYAIAQKRIKETIAWGDHTQLDLSDLLKLNALPSQISTMDKLETLILSDTNVSDLGPIATLPVLKNLHIKNTPVSDLSALSKSPRLEKLIATKSRVFDLEPLASILTLRHLVLNGTTIKSLEPTQNMTSLRHLNLYQSYANDGSQQYYQALSAKGVKVVSGSAYRQNYKPGILYKTQVFLARLASDFSDRYDAARKMVVFLQPPKKYSRGENSICVNNHTGSALSFYLETTEGTSNFRLAHNSWHCQNNGEGAKLTISHSNREPKICTREVEAGQTIVIKEFDASDVCKLA
- a CDS encoding glutathione S-transferase family protein, translating into MGLLVDGIWHDEWYDTKKTDGKFVRKKSTFRHWITFDGAAGPSGDAGFKAEANRYHLYVSHACPWAHRAMIFRAIKGLEEIISISVVDHLMVSKGWEFSTNPGAIPDDLFGAKTMAEIYLKADPHFTGRVTVPVLWDKKKHTIVSNESSEIIRMFNSAFNNITSNRLDFYPEELRASIDAINETIYHTVNNGVYKSGFATTKEAYEEAVTALFHTLDQLEGILAQTPYLVGNKITEADWRLFTTLIRFDAVYVGHFKCNIRRIEDYPNISNYLRALYQAPSIADTVNMDHIKRHYYESHDTINPTGIVPVGPHIDFEAPHNRPTLTFT
- a CDS encoding GTP-binding protein, with protein sequence MSEISQEHKIPVTVITGFLGAGKTTLLNRILSEDHGKKYAVIINEFGAIGIDNDLVASTDEEIFEMNNGCVCCSVRGDLIRIVNDLLKRADKLDGILIETTGLADPAPVAQSFFMDDTINAQTTLDCVVTLADAKHLLDRLQDTPEAKEQIAFSDVVLINKSDLLSDQGLREIENRIRAINPYAELHRTIKSDIPLDKILDKGAFELARILTLEPDFLTDANDHNHDHHDHSHHHHDHDHDHHTHHNHAHNHGDEITSVSLQSARDLNPDIFFPWINCLLETIGPDLLRIKGILAFNDDEDRYVLQGIQTTVEGSHQRAWETHEKRESRLVFIGRNLNETILKEGFTACT
- a CDS encoding NUDIX domain-containing protein encodes the protein MASIITRFLHFIHLIRRSHTLGVRAIVRDDEGRVYLVKHTYVAGWYLPGGGVEVGETFAQALEKELREEGNIHMKGEGRLIAIYKNRRISRRDHVALYECPNWHQPEPPKIPNGEILDAGFFKLDDLPKGVTDATLRRLDEVANGGPFAPYW
- a CDS encoding N-acetyltransferase: MTISSEFTIIPETENNAAAIEALHEDVFGPGRFARTAFRVREGCAPDARFSFVALKGDELVGSVRLTAVRIAHAEAFLLGPLCVARALQNFGIGRALVQQGLSMVREKVQLPVLLVGDAPYYAPLGFERTPKGISMPGPVDYSRLLIAWPEEYDDHKREDYQGVIKGLSPLAVPHGCEGAEEQG
- a CDS encoding GMC family oxidoreductase N-terminal domain-containing protein, giving the protein MSDKAIRNDLGHWDYIIVGAGSAGCVLANRLSADPKNKVLVLEAGGDDNYHWIKIPVGYLYCIGNPRTDWLYTTSNEAGLNGRSLGYPRGKVLGGCSSINGMIYMRGQARDYDQWRQLGNVGWGWDDVLPSFLKSEDHHTKSNELHGQGGEVRVEKQRLHWDILDAVREAATELDLPLSDDFNDGDNLGSGYFEVTQKSGRRWSAADGFLKPVMKRANLKIITHADVERLTFDGLKANGLKLTVKGVPSVVHCDGEVLLSAGAIGSPRILQSSGLGPADLLRAHDIPVVKDMAGVGQNLQDHLQIRTVFKITGGDTLNERQASLFGKAKIALEYAFKRSGPMAMAPSQLGIFAKSDKSYETANIEYHVQPLSLEKFGDPLHDFPAITVSVCNLRPESRGSVSITSNDPSVAPDIAPNYLSTETDKRVAADSIRHARALMSTKRMAEFTPQEFKPGTHIASDEDLAKAAGDIATTIFHPVGTAKMGSDSMAVVDDQLRVHGVQGLRVVDASIMPTITSGNTHAPVMMIAEKASEMILAK
- a CDS encoding TIGR00282 family metallophosphoesterase — its product is MRLLFIGDVVGRCGRSIVDDVLPGLIRDHSIDFVVLNGENAAGGFGVTEDIHQGFLNAGVDVVTTGNHVWDQREALEFCTRHDTFLRPANYAHGAPGKGSGVFMARNGARVMVMNVMGQVFMHPTLEDPFACVERELSACVLGEHVDAVVIDMHAEATSEKICLGHHVDSRASLVVGTHTHVPTSDYQILDGGTGYMSDAGMTGDYGGSLGMMKEAPLQKFITKLPGERMEVGPGPATLCGVAVDTDDTTGLAVAIEPVRIGPRLKGHLPSFW
- a CDS encoding tetratricopeptide repeat protein, with product MQYILGTLLSFALALALPLGAHAQETSPPVEAPNTNDIQKKLVAELEALRNEIALAHHEDKLIEREKLYAILKTAKSEPGGKYVADALWKNWIASAPTPEVADLVSQAMERRRWYDYEGARVILNKIVEAAPNYSEGWNQRAYILFLQEKFDAALDDIEKALALEPRHFAALSGKARILFHQGRAELAQQALQSAVEIHPWIYERYLLTSPKKPGQEPAENRTGTEL